The Streptomyces sp. NBC_00335 DNA window ACAGCCTGATCGGCGCCTGGCAGCACATCGAGTACGTCCTCGGCCACAACCTGGACCGCCGGATGTACGACATGCTGAACGTCATCCAGACCATCCCCGGCGCGGTCGGCTCCTTCCGCAAGGAGGCGCTGCGACGGGTCGGCGGGATGAGCGACGACACCCTCGCCGAGGACACCGACATCACCATCGCGGTCCTCTGCGACGGCTGGCGGATCGTCTACGCCGAGAACGCCCGCGCCTGGACCGAGGCTCCCGCCAGCCTCCAGCAGCTCTGGTCCCAGCGGTACCGCTGGAGCTACGGCAGCATGCAGGCGATGTGGAAGCACCGCGGCGCGGTGACCTCCCGCGGGCCGGCCGGGCGCTTCGGCCGGGTCGGACTGCCGCTCGTCGTGCTGTTCGGCGTGATCGCCCCGCTGCTGGCGCCGCTGGTCGACCTGTTCCTGCTGTACGGCGTGCTCTTCGGGGACGCCGGGATCACCCTCACCAGCTGGGGCGGCTTCATCCTGCTCCAGGCCGTGCTGTCCTGGTACGCCTTCCACCTCGACCACGAGAAGCCCTGGTACCTGATCAGCCTGCCGATCCAGCAACTGGTCTACCGGCAGCTGATGTACATCGTCCTGCTGCAGTCCGCGATCACGGCGATGACCGGCGGCCGGCTGCGCTGGCAGAAGCTCCGGCGCACCGGCGAGGTCGCAGTACCGGTGGAGGCCTGATCATGACCGCATACACAGACCTCGGGCGTCATCAGGACACCGTCCAGCTGAGGATCCCCGCCGTCCTGCGCCAGCGGCAGGAGCCCGATCCGGAGCCGGAGCCGCAGGCGCCGTCCCCGCGCAAGGGCGGCCGCGACCGCTACCTCGACCTGCTGCGCGCGCTGGCCCTGGTCCGCGTGATGATCTACCACAACTTCGGATGGTTCTGGCTGCCCCTCGTCTTTCCGTCGATGGGCGTGATGTTCGCGCTGGCCGGCTCCCTGATGGCCCGCTCGCTCAGCCGTCCCGCGCTCGGAGTGATCCGCGGCCGACTGCGCCGCCTGCTGCCGCCGATGTGGCTGTTCGGCGCCGTCCTGATCACCCTCCAGATCATCGACGGCTGGGGCCCCGACTCCGACGGCCACCCCACCTGGTGGTGGACCAAGCTGGCGTTCTGGATCCTCCCGCTGAGCACTCCGCCGTACGCGGACGCCCTGCCCGGTTTCGGCCTGGTGGAAGGCGGCTGGGCCCTGCAGATCACCGTCCCGCTCTGGTACCTGCGGGCCTACCTCTGGTACGTGCTGCTCTCACCGCTGATGCTCTGGGCGCTGCGACGGCTTCCGTGGGTGACGCTGTTCAGCCCCCTGGCGCTGCTCATCGTCATGAACTCCTTCTTCGCCGACCAGGAGTTCATCTACGGCCGGGTCTGGGAGACCGCCAACGACTTCACCATGTTCGGCTCCTGCTGGATCCTCGGCATGGCCCACCAGGAAGGGCTGCTCAAGAGGATCCCGCAGTACGTCCTGCCGTCCATCGCCCCGCTGGTCATGGTGGCCGCCCTCTGGTACCTGCAGACCCGCCCGGTCGACCCGACCGTGCACACCGACATCGAGGCCTGGCCGATCGCGCAGGCCCTGTGGTCCCTGGGCTTCGTCGCCATCCTGCTCCACGTCAGCCCTTCCTGGGACCAGTGGCCCAGGCTGCTGGAACGCTGGAACGGCCTGGTCAGCCTGCTCAACTCGCGCGCGGTCAGCGTCTACCTGTGGCACCAGGTGGCACTGGTGGCCGCGATCCCGCTGATCGACCCCCTCTGGAGCGTCCCCTTCTTCTACGACAACCTCCAGTGGCTGCTGGCCAGCCAGTGGTTCACCCTGCTGGTGGCGATCCCGCTGGTCGGCCTCCTGGTCCTGACCTTCGGCTGGGTCGAGGACGTGGCCGCCAAACGCTCACCACGGCTCCTGCCGTACCCGCGCCGCCAACGGGGCAGGCGCCGCTCCACCGAGTGACGGGGGCCGCACCGGCATCCAGGGGCCGCTCCGGAGCGATCCGAAGCGGCCCCTCGGCCGTTCCCGGGACAGGGAACGGGACCCTGCTGATCAGGCGTGGGCCGCTGCGCCCCGCGCACGCGGCAGCGGTGTGCCGACCAGCGGACCCGAACGGCCGGAACCGGCCCTCTTGACCGTGAAGTGCACCTGGAGAACTCCGGTCCAAACGAGCGCCGCGCCCAGCAGGTGGAGCATCACGAGGAGCGAGGGCAGGGCCGTCACCGACTGGACCAGTCCCACGAGCCCCTGGCCCAGGAGTACGGCCAGGAAGACGGCCGTCTTGCGGCGCGCGGCGCCGAAGCCGTCCTCGGGCAGTGCGCGGAGCAGGGCTACGGCCAGGACCAGGACCGCCCCGGCCAGCATGCCGTGGACGATGGTCACGGCCGTCCAGTCGAAGGGCATCCGCGCCACGTCGGAAGAGTCGCCCGCGTGCGGACCGGAGCCGGTGGCGAGCGTGCCCACCACGACCAGCAGGGCCGTCACCGCGACCAAGGCCGCCGACAGCGACCGGATCCGCGCGGCGGAACGCGGCGCGAGGGGGACCGGCACGCCGGTCGGACCCTGGTCATCGCCGCCCCGCGCGCCGAGCCCGGCACCGCCGGCGGCATCGGCATCGGCATCGGCATCGGCGTACGCCGCATGCCAGGTGTACACCGCGGCGGTGAGCAGCAGCGTGGCGGCGAGGAAGTGTGCGGCAACGATGTACGGGCTCAGCCGCATCCATACGGTCACTCCACCGACGACCGCGTTGAGCACGACGATCCAGAACTGCGCCCAGCCTCCGCGCAGCACCGCGGGCATCGGCTTCTCCTGGAGCCGTGCGGTGATGATGACCCAGCCCACCACCGCGCACAGCGCCCCGGTCAGGAGCCGGTTCCCGAATTCGATGGCGCCGTGCACCCCCATCTCCGCGGTGGGGGCCAGCGTCTCTCCCGTACACATGGGCCAGTCCGTGCAGCCGAGACCGGAGCCGGTGACGCGGACGATCCCGCCGGTCACGATGATCGCGATGCTCGCCACGACCGAACCCAGTGCGGCGACTCTGACGCTTCTCGCTCCGAGCGAGTACCTGCCGGCAAGCCATGAGAAGGGAGTGCGCACGATCAGCCTTCCTCGAAGTCGCCGGGACGCGGCGCGGTGCGGGACCTCAGGGTACGCCGCGGGTCCGCCCGGTCCGGAGGGGCGTGCTTCCTGCCCTGCCGCTGCCCGTCGGAGCGCTTTATCCTGATTTCACCTATATTCTGGGAAACGTGATCGAGTCTGGACGGCCCCGGCTCCTCAGGCGCCCCGGCCAGGGATGGCTTGTGCGGCTGTCACCGGTCATCCTGACCGTCGTCATCGCCAGCTTCGCTTACACGACCCCGCCGGAAATGGCCTTCAGCCGTCTCCTGCCCGCTGCGCCGGCCCTCGCCGCCGCCATGTGGCCGGTGCTCCCCACCGTCCTGCTCGGGACGGTCTGCCTCCTCCTGATGATCGGCCTCAGCCTCGTCTTCCCCGACCTGGGGACGTGGTGGACGGCCTCCGGGATCATCGCGGTGACCGTGGCCGCCGCGTACGGAAGCCACGTCCGGCTCCAGCGGGAGCGCACGCTCCTCCAGGTGCGGCTCGTCGCCGACGCGGCGCAGCAGGTGGTGCTGAGCCCCATGCCGCACCGCATCGGCGGCATCGAGATCGAGTCGCTGTATCTGGCGGCCGCGGCGGAGGCCCGTATCGGCGGGGACTTCTACGAAGGCGTCGACACGCCCTACGGGGTCCGGCTCCTCATCGGTGACGTGCGGGGCAAGGGCCTTCCGGCGGTGGGGGCGGCCGCGGCGATCGTCAACGCCTTCCGGGAGGCGGCCTTCGGAGAGCGCTCCCTGATGAGCGTCGCACGCAGGCTGGACGCCAGCAGCACGCGGTACAACGCCGCCTTTCCCCCCGAGGGGCCGATGGAGCGCTTCGCCACCGCGCTCCTCGTCGAGATCCCGCACGAGGGCGGACGCATCGACATCCTCAACTGCGGGCACCCACCGCCGCTGATCCTGAACCGAGGGAAACTCCGTGTCCTGGACCCGGGCGACCCGTCCCCGCTCCTCAGCCTCGCGGAGCTGATCGGCGATCGGTACAGCGTCGACACCTTCGACTTCGCCCTCGGCGACGTACTGCTCCTGTACACCGACGGGATCGCCGAAGCCCGCGCCCGCGACGGCGAGTTCTTCCCGCTGACGACCTGGATGCGCCGGCAGCCGGCGGCCCCGCCCCGCGATCTGCTCACGGCTCTGCACCGTGATCTGCTCCGCTACAGCAGAGGGCGCCTCGACGACGACATCGCCGCCCTCGCCGTACGCCTGTGCGCGCCCTGAGGGCAGGCGCTGCCCCGGGGCGGTCAGCCGGCAGGCTGCCCCGCGCCTTGACCCGTACCGCCCGTACCGCCCGTCCAGCCCGGATCGCGTCCGCTCAGCCCGACCGCCCGGTCCAGCAGCGGTGCGTCGTCCGGTACGGGGACCACGGGGCCGAAGATGTCCCCGCCGTCGCCCTCTTCCCCCGCCGATTCCAGGAGGAACGCGTACGAGGTGTCCAGCGCGGCCCGATCGGGTGCGTACTCCTGGCCGGTGGCCCGGGCCAGGTCCCAGCCGTGGATCACCAGTTCGTCGACGGCCACCACACCCGCGATCTCGGCCGGCAGGTCCACGCCGCCCGCGCGGGTCATGCCGGTCCAGGCGGCCGGATCCCGCCAGGCCTCGGCCAGTTCGCCGAGGACCCGGGGCAGTTCCTCGCGCCAGCCGGCGGGGAGGGAGGGCACGGCCGTGTCGGGGGCCGTGTCCGTGGTGGAGCCCAGGTCCTTGCGGGCGGCGTCACGGAAGGCGGTGGCGAGGCCGGCGAGGTGGCCCAGCAGGTTGCCGACCGCGTACTCGGGGCAGGGCGTCGGGTCGGTGAGCCGGGCGTCCGGGACGCCCGCCGCGAGACGGGCCACGATCCGGGCTTGCGGTCCGAGGTCGAGAAGTGTCCTACCGGTCATCTGCCGCTCCTTCGGGGCCATGGGTCTGGAGGGTAGACCGGCGGCGGTGCCCGAACTCATCGCGACGCGAGCGGAAATCTCCCCCGGAGGGACGACTCGGCTCGGGAGGGGAACGAACCCCTCCCGAGCATCATGTGAGCCGGGGGGCGCCCAGGGGCCCTAGGTGCGCAGCGACACGCTCAGGGGCAGCTGATGCGGGTGTCGCCCGGGTCGGTGGTGCAGGTGTCGGAGCCCATGCCGCCGTCGGCGGTGTCGTTGGCGCCGACGCCGTCGGTGGTGGTCAGGCGGTCGTTGCCGTAGTAGCCCGTGAGGGTGTCGTTGCCCGGGCCTCCACTCAGCGTGTCGTCGCCGAAGCCCCCGTCGATGTTGTCGTTGCCGGGCCCGCCGTGGACGGTGTCGTTGCCGTAGCTCGCGCGGACGGTGTCGTTGCCGCTGAGGGCGCAGATGATGTCGTTGAAGTAGCCGCCGTTCAGGGTGTCCGTACCGCTGGTGCCGATGATCGTGCAGCCGCGGGAGTTGTTCACCGAGGTCGAGGCGCCGGCGCTGTTGTTGGCCGGGTTCGGGTCCTGGGGCGTGGCGGTGGCGGAGGCGGTGTTCGTCAGGGTGCCGGTGGCACGCGGTTCGGCCGTCACCGTGACCGTGGCGCTCGCGCCCGGTGCGAGGCTGCCGAGGACGCAGTTCGCGCTGGTCGCCGTGGTCGTGCAGGTGCCCTGGGAGGGGACGGCCGACAGGAGAGTGCCGCCGGCTCCCGAGAGGGTGTCGGTGAGCGTCACGCCCGTCGCGGTCGCGGTGGACGTCGAGGCGTTGGTGACCCGGACCGTGTACGAGGCCTGGTCACCGATGCTCACGGTCGTCGTGCCGGTCTTCGTCACCGACAGGTCGGCGGCCGGCGGGGGCGGGGTGCTGCCGCCGCCTTCGTAGCGGGCGATGCCGAAGGCGCCCAGCCCGGCCAGGCCCGCGGCCACGATCTTCCCGTCGGGCTGTACGAGCAGCCCCCGGATCTCCTCCCCGCCCAGCATGCCGGTGTACACCCGGCCGTCACCGCCGCCGAAGCCGGTGTCCAGGGTGCCGTTCGGCAGGTAGCGGGCGAGGGCGAAGTCGGAGGCCTCCTGGCTGTCCGGGTCGTCGGCCGTGCCGCCGACGAGGATCTTCCCGTCCTGCTGGAGCGTCATGTCGTACGCCACCGCCGTGCTGAGGGGCCAGACGGTGGTGACCCGGCCGCCGGTGCCGAAGGCGGGGTCGGGACTGCCGTCCGCGGTGAACCGGGCCAGTGCGAAGCCGGTGTTGGTCGTCCCGGCGGCGACGACCGCACCGTCGGACCGGACCGCCACGGCCCGGCCGAAGTCCGTACCGCCGAAGTCGGCGGTGGCCATGCCGTCGCCGCTGAAGGAGGTGTCGAGGCTGCCGTTGGACAGGTAGCGGGCCACTCCGAAGTCGAAGGCCGTGCTGCCCACGGAGCCCACCGCGACGAACCTGCCGTCCGGCTGGAGCGCCAAGCCGGTGGCCTGGCCGCCCGCGTCACCGGGGAAGGCAGGAGCGAAGCCCGCCACCACCGTGCCGTCCCCGCCGAAGGAAGGGTCGGGACTGCCGTCCGCGTTCAGGCGGGCGAGCGCGAAGCCCGCCCCGCCGCTGAGGCCCACCGCGAGGATCTTTCCGTCCGGCTGGACGACCAGGTCGGCGGCCCCCGAGGCATTCCCGAACGATTCGACGCGCACGAGGCCGGCGGTGCCGAAGTTCTGGTCGGGGGAGCCGTCGGTGTTGTAGCGGGCGAGGGAGAAGAAGCAGCAGCCGCCGCCCTCGTCCGCGACCTCCGTCCGGCCGGCGACCACGATCTTCCCGTCGGAGGGCTGTACCGCCACCGCCTCGGCCTGGTCGTCACCCCCGAAATCGCTGGTCACCCGGCCGTCACCGCCACCGAAGCCGGTATCGACGCTGCCGTTGGCGTTGTACCGGATCAGCGCCATGTCGAACGGGACGCCCGGCCCCGTGACGCGGCCGGCCACGACCAGCTTGCCGTCGCCCTGCCGGGCGACGTCCAGACCCTCGGCGTAGTCCCACGGGCCGCCGTCGTCGGGGAAGTACGTCTGGACCCTGCCGGAGTCGGCGAAGGAGGGGTCCAGGTCCCCAGGGGCCGCCAGCGCCGTACCGGGTAGTGCGAGGAGCAGCGTCAGGGCGGCTGCCGCCACCGTGGCCGCCCTTCCACCGGCGCGGGCGGGGCGGCGGCGCCCCTCGGGTGGCATGGGGTGTGCGTGGGTCATGGGCGTACGGACCTCCGAGTCGCGCCGGGCAGTGAGCAGGCAGCAGCTTCGTGCCGGACGCGCGCCCGACGGCCGAGGCGGGGGCCGGGCTAAGCCGCCTGAGGGAGGGGATCCACTCCCGTGGGCGAACTGGGCGAACTGGGAGAACCGGGCGAACCGGGAGGCAGGGGCGGCCGGGGTGAGCGGGGAGGGGCCGGCCTCCCCCGGACTCCGGCCCTCCTCAGACCACGGAGAGCAGGTCCACCACGAAGACGAGCGTCGAACCCGCCGGAATCAGCGGCGAGGGGGACTGGTTGCCGTAGCCGAGGCGCGGGGGAACGATGATCTCGCGCCGGCCGCCGACCTTCATCCCCCTGATTCCCCGGTCCCAGCCCTTGATGGCCCGTCCGCCACCCACGGCGAACTTGAACGGCTCCCCCCGGTCCCACGAGGCGTCGAACTCCTTTCCGGACGCGAAGGTGACCCCGACGTAGTGAACCCGGACGACCCTGCCCGGCTTCGCCTCGGGCCCGTCCCCGACGACGAGGTCGCGGACGGTCAGCTCCTGGGGAGCATCACCCTCCGGACGTTCGATCTCGGGCTTCGTCAGTTCGCTCATCGCAGCCTCATCGCTTCGTCGCCGCAGTCCCTCGTACGGACCGGCCGGGCGCATGGTCGGTCCATGCAGCAGACGATCACGCTACTCCGCATCACCGTCCGCGGCGGCACGGCATGGGCCGCGCTCGCCCCGGCCGGCTACGCCTCTTGTTCGGTCTCGACCTGCGCGTGCCAGTCCCGTTTGACGGCGCTCCACGCCTCGTCGCTCTGGCCCTGGCGCCAGTAGCCGGAGAGGGAAAGGTGTTCGCGCGGGACCTGCCGCTCCTGGCGGAGGTGGCGGCGAAGTTCCTTGACGAAGCCGGCCTCGCCGTGGACGAAGACGTCCGGGGTGCCGTCGGGGAAGGCGAACGAGGTGACCGCCTCCAGGAGCGCTTCGCCGATCGGGCGCTCGCCCCGGTGGAGCCATACCGGGACGACACCGTCCGGGGTCACGACCTTCTGTTCCTCCGCCGGGCCGGACACCTCGATGAAGGCGTGCACGGTGGCCCCCCGCGGCATCCGTTCCATGGCCACGGCGATGGCCGGAAGCGCGCTCTCGTCCCCGGCCAACAGGTGCCAGTCGGCCGTCGGTTCGGGTGCGTAGGAGCCACCGGGGCCGATGAAGTACACCCGCTCGCCCGGCTGGACCCGGGCCGCCCACGGACCGGCGAGGCCTTCCTCGCCGTGGACGACGAAGTCCACCGACAGCTCCAGCAGCTCCGGATCCCAAGCGCGCACGGTGTAGACCCGGTTGCGCGGCCACTCCTCGCGCGGGAACGCCGCTCGGATGTGCCCCATGTCCCAGGGCTCCGGGTAGGTGACGCCCTCGGCCGCGAAGAGGAGTTTGATGTAGTGGTCGGTGAAGCGGTCGGCCGCGAACCCGGCCAGTTCCTCACCGCCCAGGACCACCCGCACCATGTGCGGGGTCAGCTGCTCGGTGCGCACGACGCGTGCGGTCCCGGTCTTGCGCGCGGGCCGTTCGGCCACGACGCCTCCTCCACGTGAGAGTTCGGGTGATGAGGGCCTGGGGCCCCGGGAAGGCGCAGCCTACTGGGCGAGGGATTCCGGGGCCGTGACGCCCAGCTCCCGAGCGCGCTCCAGCAGGTCCTGCCGCACCTTCGGTGCCACCGGGATCCCCTGGCGCCGGCCGTCTTTACGATCGCTGGTCACGGCAGCCGTCTCGGCCGTCCGGTGGTGTTCTACGGGGCGCGGTGGACGCGGGCGAGGACGAGGACCGTGTCGTCGGTCGGCGGGGTGGGCAGCAGGCTCGCGAGGATGCCGTCCGCCGCCTGTTCCAACGGCCTTGGAGCTCCTTGCAGTTCGCTGCGCAGTGCTTCCAGACCGGCCTCGATGTCCCGGCCGCGTGCCTCGATGAGGCCGTCGGTGTACAGGGCGAGGGTCGCGTTCGCGGGGAGTTCGATCTCGGTCGTCCGGAAGGGGAAGCCGCCGACGCCGAGCGGAACTCCGAGGACTTCGTCGATGGTCTCCACCGTGCCGTCCGGTCGGAGCACCAGGGGCGGGGGATGGCCGGCGCTGGCGATGCGGGCGCGGCCGGTCTTCGGGTCGTAGACGATGTGCAGGCACGTCGCCAGCTCGATGCCGGCCTCCCGGGCGCACGCGTCGAGCTCGGTGAGCAGCTCGGCGGGCTCGCTGTCGTGCCTGGCCAGGGCCTTGGTGGTGATGCGCAGGCGCCCCATGGCCGCGGCGGCCGACACTCCGTGCCCCATCACGTCGCCCACCACGAGGACGACCCGGCCGTCGGGCAGGCTGATCACGTCGTACCAGTCGCCACCGACCTCGGTGATCCGGCTGCCGGGCACGTACCGGTGGGCCACGTCCACGTACGGGCTGGTCGCCAGCGCGCTGGGCAGCAGGGCCCGCTGCAGCGTGAGGGCGATGTCCTGGACGCGGCTGTACAGGCGGGCGTTGTCCAGGCAGATCGCGGCGCGTGAGGCGAGCTCGCCCGCAAGGCTGACGTCGTCCCGGGTGAAGGGCGGCCGGTCCCCGGACCGGCCGAACATGGCGATTCCCTGGACGGTGCCCCTGGCGATGAGCGGGGCGACGAGGACGCAGGCCAACCCGCTCTCGGCGAAGAGCCGCGCGCGTGACTCGATCAGGACGGTCCGGGCCAGGAACTCCTCGTTCACCACGGCGGAGATCGCCCGACCGGTGCGCAGCATGTCGTGGATGACGGAGCCGGGCGGATACCGCACCGTCTCCACCCCGCTCACGAGTTCGGTGGCCGGAGGGGGCAGGATCGTCCCGGAGGCGATCCTGCGGGTGATCAGCAATCTCGCCGGGTCGAAGACCTCGTCCTCGTCCATCCACTCCACGACCTCGACCACGGCGCCGTCGCAGAAGTCCGGCATCGACGCGTCGACCAGCTCCTGGGCGGTGATGTTCACGTCCAGGGTCGTCCCGATACGCGTGGAGGCCCCGTCCAGCAGGGCGAGGCGCCGACGGCTTGCGGTGGCTTCCAGGATGGCCTGTTCCCGGTCCGTCACGTCCACCATCAGCCCGCCCACTCCGGGGCGCGAGCCGACCGCCTGACTCAGGGGGAAGAAGCTCACCGACCGCACCTGGTCACGGTCCGGATGTCCGCGCGGGCGCAGACCGACCAGCGTCCCCACGACCGGCGCTCCGCCCAGCGCGACGTCCCGGAGCATGCGCTGGTACTCGCCGCCGTCGGACATGATCATGAACTCGTCCATGCGCCGCCCGAGGTGCGCCTCGATCGGCAGGCCGTCCATGTCGGCGAGCGCTTGGTTGAGGTGGACGTACCGCAGGTCCGGGTCGAGCATGACCAGACCGATGGGGCAGGTCTCGAAGAGTGCGTCGAGGAAGGCGAGGTTGGTCTTGACCCGGTCGAGCTCGTCACTGCGGCTCGCCAGGACCATCACCACCGAACGCCCTGCGGCTCCGGTCACGGAGAAGGCCCGGAAGCCGCACTCGAAGACGGTGGCGTCACGATGCCGCGCCGCCAGCCGCCCCCTCCAGTACCCGAGGGTCCGGCCCCGCTCCGTCAGCCGCGTACAGGATTCGGATCCGCTGCGAGACCCGTCGGCGAAGAGGACGGCGCCGGGCCCGGACAGGACCGAGGCGGAGTCGTACCCGAAGAGGTCCCGCGCGCCGGGCCCCCAGTAACAGACGCGGTCGCCGTCATCGATGCCGAGGACGGCCACGGGCACGTGCTCCAGCAGTGTCCCGGGCTCGGACCAGAACGGGCCGTGAGCCTCCTCGCCCCCCGGCAGAGCCGATGGCACGAGACGTCCCCTTCCACCCGCCGTTCCCTCCATTATGCGGGCCCCACGCGACGGTGCGCGGCGGGAAGCGTGCCGCGGCGGGCGCCGTGGTGGCCGCCCGAGGTCAGCCGGAAGCGGCAGCCATCGCCATCTGGCTCCGAGACCTCACCAAGGAGCCGTCAGGCACTGCCTAGTGCCACATTTCGCGGTCCTTCACGGTGAGCTCGACGACGGCCGCGTCCCGGACGTTCTCGATGTCCCGGATGTAGGGCGCCGCATTCGGGTCGTGCGTGCAGAAGGTGACGGTGGCAGTAAGGAGATCGTCGTCGACTCCGCCCATGGAGAGGATGAAGTAGGACCGGACTTCCTGGTCCCCGAATTTCCGCTCCGCCTCGCCGAGACATCCGAACGCATAGGCGAGGCACCTCCTGAGGAGGGGGCCCGTCCGCTCGGATTCCGCCGGCGGCAGATCGTAGTCGGTCATTCCCCGGCCGTTGATCGACGTTTCTTCCTGGAGCACGTCGAAGTACGAGGTGGTGATGTCCGGGATCAGTCCGGTCAGCACGCGTGCGCCGTTGGGGGTGTAGGACCAGCCTTCATCCTTGACCTCGAGGAACATGGGTGGGATGTCCGCGTCGGTGAGCCTCGTCGGGGGGTGTTCCGCCAGAAGCCGGGTCATCTTCTCGTTGATTTTCATGACTATCCCTCGCCGAGAGCGGAGAGGCCCTTTCTGATGGCTCCGATGAATCCTGGAGTATTGCCCACGGCCTTCTCGATGGAGCGTGGCAGCCCCTCGAATTTCCCCGTTTTGAAATCGTACTGGTACTTGGCGCCCTTGTTGCCCTGGTCCTGGAAGTGCAGCTGGCCTGCGCGCCCACCGGGATCCGGGTTCTCCACGTCGATGCGATACTGCCCGTGATTCCAGAGGGTCTTACTGGTGATCTGGGTCGCGCACACCGTCGTGGTCCCAGGTGATGGCCACCGGGTGGGGAAAGTCGGGCGTGGAAGTGACCTGTTCGCACAGGGTGGATCCGTCCCAGGTGAAGGTGACCTGCTCCCGGACCGTGGACCCGTCACCACTGAGCCGCTGCTTGGCGACGCGACGGCCGAGCGGGTCGTAGAGATATCGCCACACCGTGCCGTCCGGTCCGCGTCCACACCCCCGCTCCACGCGTCCGCGGTACGAGCCACCCCTGCTGAAAGGCCGTCACATCGGCCCGCCGGGTGTGCTCGTCGCCCGGATCCGTTCGGTGGCGAGGGCGGGATCGATGAGGATCTTGGCATGGGCTTCGGGGTTGCTCAAGGTGGTGAAAGCAGCCGGGACGCCCGCCAGTCCCACGTGCCCGGTGACGAGGTGGGCGGCGTCGAGGGTGCCGTTGGCGAGTGCGTGCAGAGTGTCCCGGAATTCCAGCGGTGTGTACCCGACGGCGAACCGAAGGTCGAGTTCCTTGTTCACCGCGAGCGAGGGGCGCAGGGTGTCGGGGCCCATGCAGACGCCGACGACCACGATGCGCGTGTGCAGGGGAGCGGCGGCAAGAATCCCGTCGATCATGCCCGGCGTTCCGACGCACTCGAACACCACGGGCCTGTCCGGTCGGGTCGCACCGGCCTTGTCCAACGCGCGCCAGGCGGTCCACCAGGGGACGGGCAGCCGGGTCAGGCTCTCGATGGCGTCGATGCCCGCGTTGTACTGGTCGGGCATCGACGTCATGAAGCGGCGCCCGGTGCCGGCCTGCG harbors:
- a CDS encoding COX15/CtaA family protein, which produces MASIAIIVTGGIVRVTGSGLGCTDWPMCTGETLAPTAEMGVHGAIEFGNRLLTGALCAVVGWVIITARLQEKPMPAVLRGGWAQFWIVVLNAVVGGVTVWMRLSPYIVAAHFLAATLLLTAAVYTWHAAYADADADADAAGGAGLGARGGDDQGPTGVPVPLAPRSAARIRSLSAALVAVTALLVVVGTLATGSGPHAGDSSDVARMPFDWTAVTIVHGMLAGAVLVLAVALLRALPEDGFGAARRKTAVFLAVLLGQGLVGLVQSVTALPSLLVMLHLLGAALVWTGVLQVHFTVKRAGSGRSGPLVGTPLPRARGAAAHA
- a CDS encoding siderophore-interacting protein is translated as MAERPARKTGTARVVRTEQLTPHMVRVVLGGEELAGFAADRFTDHYIKLLFAAEGVTYPEPWDMGHIRAAFPREEWPRNRVYTVRAWDPELLELSVDFVVHGEEGLAGPWAARVQPGERVYFIGPGGSYAPEPTADWHLLAGDESALPAIAVAMERMPRGATVHAFIEVSGPAEEQKVVTPDGVVPVWLHRGERPIGEALLEAVTSFAFPDGTPDVFVHGEAGFVKELRRHLRQERQVPREHLSLSGYWRQGQSDEAWSAVKRDWHAQVETEQEA
- a CDS encoding PP2C family protein-serine/threonine phosphatase, giving the protein MRLSPVILTVVIASFAYTTPPEMAFSRLLPAAPALAAAMWPVLPTVLLGTVCLLLMIGLSLVFPDLGTWWTASGIIAVTVAAAYGSHVRLQRERTLLQVRLVADAAQQVVLSPMPHRIGGIEIESLYLAAAAEARIGGDFYEGVDTPYGVRLLIGDVRGKGLPAVGAAAAIVNAFREAAFGERSLMSVARRLDASSTRYNAAFPPEGPMERFATALLVEIPHEGGRIDILNCGHPPPLILNRGKLRVLDPGDPSPLLSLAELIGDRYSVDTFDFALGDVLLLYTDGIAEARARDGEFFPLTTWMRRQPAAPPRDLLTALHRDLLRYSRGRLDDDIAALAVRLCAP
- a CDS encoding FKBP-type peptidyl-prolyl cis-trans isomerase, which translates into the protein MSELTKPEIERPEGDAPQELTVRDLVVGDGPEAKPGRVVRVHYVGVTFASGKEFDASWDRGEPFKFAVGGGRAIKGWDRGIRGMKVGGRREIIVPPRLGYGNQSPSPLIPAGSTLVFVVDLLSVV
- a CDS encoding calcium-binding protein, with protein sequence MTHAHPMPPEGRRRPARAGGRAATVAAAALTLLLALPGTALAAPGDLDPSFADSGRVQTYFPDDGGPWDYAEGLDVARQGDGKLVVAGRVTGPGVPFDMALIRYNANGSVDTGFGGGDGRVTSDFGGDDQAEAVAVQPSDGKIVVAGRTEVADEGGGCCFFSLARYNTDGSPDQNFGTAGLVRVESFGNASGAADLVVQPDGKILAVGLSGGAGFALARLNADGSPDPSFGGDGTVVAGFAPAFPGDAGGQATGLALQPDGRFVAVGSVGSTAFDFGVARYLSNGSLDTSFSGDGMATADFGGTDFGRAVAVRSDGAVVAAGTTNTGFALARFTADGSPDPAFGTGGRVTTVWPLSTAVAYDMTLQQDGKILVGGTADDPDSQEASDFALARYLPNGTLDTGFGGGDGRVYTGMLGGEEIRGLLVQPDGKIVAAGLAGLGAFGIARYEGGGSTPPPPAADLSVTKTGTTTVSIGDQASYTVRVTNASTSTATATGVTLTDTLSGAGGTLLSAVPSQGTCTTTATSANCVLGSLAPGASATVTVTAEPRATGTLTNTASATATPQDPNPANNSAGASTSVNNSRGCTIIGTSGTDTLNGGYFNDIICALSGNDTVRASYGNDTVHGGPGNDNIDGGFGDDTLSGGPGNDTLTGYYGNDRLTTTDGVGANDTADGGMGSDTCTTDPGDTRISCP
- a CDS encoding TIGR03086 family metal-binding protein translates to MTGRTLLDLGPQARIVARLAAGVPDARLTDPTPCPEYAVGNLLGHLAGLATAFRDAARKDLGSTTDTAPDTAVPSLPAGWREELPRVLGELAEAWRDPAAWTGMTRAGGVDLPAEIAGVVAVDELVIHGWDLARATGQEYAPDRAALDTSYAFLLESAGEEGDGGDIFGPVVPVPDDAPLLDRAVGLSGRDPGWTGGTGGTGQGAGQPAG
- a CDS encoding acyltransferase family protein, which translates into the protein MTAYTDLGRHQDTVQLRIPAVLRQRQEPDPEPEPQAPSPRKGGRDRYLDLLRALALVRVMIYHNFGWFWLPLVFPSMGVMFALAGSLMARSLSRPALGVIRGRLRRLLPPMWLFGAVLITLQIIDGWGPDSDGHPTWWWTKLAFWILPLSTPPYADALPGFGLVEGGWALQITVPLWYLRAYLWYVLLSPLMLWALRRLPWVTLFSPLALLIVMNSFFADQEFIYGRVWETANDFTMFGSCWILGMAHQEGLLKRIPQYVLPSIAPLVMVAALWYLQTRPVDPTVHTDIEAWPIAQALWSLGFVAILLHVSPSWDQWPRLLERWNGLVSLLNSRAVSVYLWHQVALVAAIPLIDPLWSVPFFYDNLQWLLASQWFTLLVAIPLVGLLVLTFGWVEDVAAKRSPRLLPYPRRQRGRRRSTE